The proteins below come from a single Vibrio diazotrophicus genomic window:
- a CDS encoding tyrosine-type recombinase/integrase codes for MKKKLTCVTDQNILKHKLTEFNKTVSLEQMNDLTQHSYAHNSLLALKNDWNLFVSFCQSKSVMALPASVTATRLFLESEAKVRKYSSIRRYSVTIGLIHRLLALKDPTNNPQVRQSLMALRLNKKGDEEQATSFTSVHLEALYSSYSTSKSVKEIRDLAIYHVMFECALKRSELKSLTFSQIETNNEYLVLSFGQSHYQLSRNATNCLNKWLKIVTRDSNYVFRSIDKHGNVANNILNDSSIFRILRNAGTLLGKPELKFSGQSARVGAVQELSEQGYKIKEIQEFGRWLSPAMPYQYVGNKGTAEQEKLKFFSFKPWE; via the coding sequence ATGAAAAAAAAGCTAACTTGCGTCACAGATCAAAACATTCTAAAACATAAGCTTACCGAGTTTAATAAGACGGTAAGTCTAGAACAAATGAATGACCTAACACAACATTCTTATGCACATAACTCTCTGTTAGCGCTAAAGAATGATTGGAATTTGTTTGTGAGTTTCTGCCAAAGTAAGTCTGTTATGGCACTTCCCGCTTCAGTCACAGCTACTCGCTTATTTCTCGAATCTGAAGCTAAAGTGCGTAAATATAGCTCGATAAGACGCTACAGTGTCACTATTGGTCTAATTCATCGCTTGTTGGCGCTAAAAGACCCTACAAATAATCCACAGGTAAGACAATCACTTATGGCTCTTCGGCTTAATAAAAAGGGAGACGAAGAACAAGCAACGAGTTTTACCAGTGTTCACTTAGAAGCGTTATATTCAAGCTATTCAACTTCTAAGTCGGTAAAAGAGATCAGAGATTTAGCGATTTACCATGTGATGTTTGAATGTGCCTTGAAGCGCTCCGAACTGAAAAGCCTAACGTTCAGCCAGATCGAAACTAATAATGAATATTTGGTTTTATCATTTGGACAATCTCATTACCAACTCTCCCGAAACGCAACAAATTGTTTGAACAAATGGCTAAAAATAGTCACTCGTGATAGCAATTATGTTTTTCGGTCGATAGATAAACACGGTAACGTTGCAAACAATATTCTCAATGATTCTTCGATATTTCGAATTCTAAGAAATGCTGGTACTTTACTCGGTAAACCAGAACTTAAATTCTCTGGCCAATCAGCGAGAGTTGGTGCTGTTCAGGAATTGTCTGAACAAGGCTATAAAATCAAAGAAATTCAGGAGTTTGGAAGATGGCTTAGTCCAGCTATGCCATACCAATATGTAGGTAATAAAGGCACAGCTGAACAAGAGAAGCTTAAATTTTTCTCATTTAAGCCTTGGGAATAA
- a CDS encoding DUF3319 domain-containing protein: MANASYRGFTLQTAKQSADIWQVRIKNHVLSGNLAAVKKSIDWWCDTASLIDPSEFESVGKAREVQGSKEENFNGFTLKNDTGQANGWYCFFNGRLIKGSKLALQKHIEAHLLAKQRAAAQQRK; the protein is encoded by the coding sequence ATGGCTAATGCGAGTTATAGAGGTTTCACTCTTCAGACAGCTAAACAGTCCGCAGATATATGGCAGGTTCGAATCAAGAACCATGTCCTGTCTGGTAACTTAGCCGCTGTAAAAAAAAGCATCGACTGGTGGTGTGATACTGCATCATTAATTGACCCTAGTGAATTTGAGTCTGTAGGTAAAGCAAGAGAAGTCCAGGGCTCAAAAGAAGAGAACTTTAATGGGTTCACCTTAAAGAACGATACTGGGCAAGCTAACGGTTGGTACTGCTTTTTTAATGGACGTTTAATTAAAGGCTCTAAATTGGCGTTACAAAAACATATTGAAGCACACTTATTGGCAAAACAAAGAGCAGCAGCTCAGCAGAGAAAGTAG
- the yciH gene encoding stress response translation initiation inhibitor YciH, which translates to MTLVYSTETGRIKQEPEKVERPKGDGIVRIHRETKGRKGKGVSIVKGLDLDDAPLKLLAAELKKICGCGGSVKDGEIEIQGDMRDKIKAHLEKKGMKVKLAGS; encoded by the coding sequence ATGACTCTAGTATATTCGACCGAGACTGGTCGTATTAAGCAGGAACCTGAAAAAGTTGAACGACCTAAAGGAGATGGCATTGTTCGAATTCACCGTGAAACAAAAGGCCGAAAAGGAAAAGGCGTAAGCATTGTTAAAGGGCTAGATCTAGATGATGCGCCACTAAAATTGTTGGCAGCAGAGCTTAAAAAAATATGTGGATGTGGCGGTTCAGTCAAAGATGGTGAAATTGAAATTCAGGGTGATATGCGCGATAAAATTAAAGCACACCTTGAGAAAAAAGGTATGAAAGTAAAACTTGCTGGTAGTTAA
- a CDS encoding DsbA family protein, with protein sequence MTNIHYFYDPMCGWCYGATALIQAIEENPSMKLIFHPGGMIEKRSISEQFKQHIMNADPRIAALTGVEFGESYISRLRDSEHFIVDSYLPIKAILIAESLGVSSFRALKAIQHAHYVQGVEVYKLEELQNIMSQFDIDITVWLELMVANSSHTLLEDNISHCHSLMQTLSVSGYPTLIAEHEGSLVKLPHEQYYGRLNEWKSLLTTI encoded by the coding sequence ATGACTAATATTCACTATTTCTATGACCCTATGTGCGGTTGGTGTTACGGAGCTACAGCTTTAATTCAAGCAATAGAAGAAAATCCATCGATGAAATTAATTTTTCATCCAGGTGGAATGATTGAAAAAAGAAGTATTTCTGAACAATTTAAGCAACACATCATGAATGCAGACCCTAGAATTGCGGCTTTGACTGGTGTTGAGTTTGGTGAAAGCTACATTTCGCGCCTAAGGGACAGTGAACATTTTATTGTTGACTCATACTTACCTATCAAGGCTATTCTGATTGCGGAATCTCTTGGTGTAAGCAGCTTTAGAGCACTAAAAGCGATTCAACACGCTCATTATGTTCAAGGAGTGGAAGTCTATAAGCTAGAAGAACTACAAAATATAATGAGTCAGTTCGATATTGATATTACCGTATGGCTTGAATTAATGGTCGCGAATTCTAGCCATACATTACTTGAAGATAACATCAGTCATTGTCATTCATTAATGCAAACTTTGTCGGTGTCTGGATATCCAACACTGATTGCAGAACACGAAGGTTCTCTTGTCAAATTGCCACATGAGCAGTATTACGGACGCCTAAACGAATGGAAAAGCTTATTGACGACAATTTAA
- a CDS encoding LysR family transcriptional regulator, which produces MDRLKAARVFIDVAQSGSFTMTADRLSMSRPMVTRYIESMEEWLNVRLLHRTTRKVTLTSAGKNCLMQVESWLLAGEELADITHSGSSDSLKGRIKVSTSMSFGFSQLVPATKLFMDNYPDIVVDINVEDTVTDLVEQQIDLAIRISSNPDPSLIGKPIGDCQSVLVASPEYIAEHTTIINPRDLLSHKCLGYKHFEQHVWHLSYGEQHESIEIEPCLSANEATVLLHAAKCGMGVTLQPTYLVSSEIESGSLVHVLPDWQPSKLKIYALYSSRKYLSQAVRAYIDFISEYFSKHRW; this is translated from the coding sequence ATGGATAGATTAAAAGCCGCAAGAGTGTTCATTGATGTCGCACAATCAGGTAGCTTTACTATGACAGCGGACAGACTGAGTATGTCACGACCCATGGTTACCCGTTATATAGAGTCGATGGAAGAGTGGCTAAACGTTCGGTTGCTACATCGCACAACGAGAAAGGTGACTTTAACGTCAGCAGGCAAAAACTGTTTAATGCAGGTGGAAAGCTGGCTTCTTGCCGGCGAAGAACTTGCAGATATTACTCACTCTGGTTCATCAGATTCTCTAAAAGGCAGAATAAAAGTTTCAACCAGTATGTCTTTTGGATTTTCCCAGTTAGTACCAGCCACAAAGCTCTTTATGGACAATTATCCAGATATAGTTGTAGATATTAATGTCGAAGATACAGTCACTGATCTGGTTGAGCAGCAGATAGACTTAGCGATAAGAATCTCTTCAAATCCTGATCCTTCCTTGATTGGTAAACCAATTGGTGATTGCCAATCGGTTTTAGTCGCTTCACCAGAATATATCGCTGAGCATACGACAATTATTAACCCAAGAGATTTGTTGAGTCACAAATGTCTTGGTTATAAACATTTCGAACAACATGTATGGCATTTAAGCTATGGTGAACAGCATGAGTCTATTGAAATTGAACCTTGCTTATCTGCAAATGAGGCTACAGTACTATTGCATGCTGCAAAGTGTGGGATGGGGGTGACACTTCAACCTACGTATCTAGTTTCTTCAGAGATAGAATCGGGTTCACTGGTTCATGTTTTACCTGATTGGCAACCAAGCAAGCTCAAGATTTACGCTTTGTATTCATCGAGAAAATATTTATCTCAAGCTGTCAGGGCTTATATCGATTTTATCTCAGAGTACTTTTCAAAGCATCGATGGTAG
- a CDS encoding single-stranded DNA-binding protein produces the protein MLKIEIFPENVRVETRNIPSKEDRPGRIIYEQIAYAHLGGKFPVEMKLTLEKDQEPYAAGSYTPHSSSYAVNNFGGLELKRFGMILEALEDKPLDIGLRKTSA, from the coding sequence ATGCTTAAAATCGAAATCTTCCCAGAAAACGTTCGCGTTGAAACTCGAAACATACCAAGCAAAGAAGATCGCCCAGGGCGAATCATCTACGAACAAATCGCTTACGCGCATCTAGGTGGTAAGTTCCCAGTCGAAATGAAACTGACGCTTGAGAAAGACCAAGAGCCATACGCAGCAGGAAGTTACACGCCACACAGTTCAAGTTACGCCGTGAATAACTTTGGCGGCTTAGAGCTAAAGCGCTTTGGAATGATACTGGAAGCCTTAGAAGACAAGCCGTTAGACATTGGATTAAGGAAAACATCCGCATAG
- a CDS encoding phage/plasmid replication protein, II/X family, whose amino-acid sequence MLNFFIDWLTVQQFYPEGGLPLVGKSVMEEIDSETGERLSSFVKTKGLEGSFSTTLKVRCDGFTVRIEGNPSRWQRMDNLFGLRSLDECIDIYNHILAKFNLPPFTANTKVYFGQTPEDKKPRLIGDGAEITRIDWTRNHKVGKGREVTFIRAMSSTTLGRSRMPTPYPDFTSCYWGKRSWKLSKIYSKAHELKNHLRKDKRKKDGVSEEQLNYVEKLISYCEQHGVVREEHQLSQKHLKRYNLQFYGKTTLEDFIEHIKDLEKTMNTLTATHDTHKSISDQLLEQGIVNSRLAANTTQSVALMWQLGQKIEKNSQYYVHRPRLKSIGIDIALPFDATRICPTLRRSEVIEVEALGIPDWYQLPVVEKSNVLPFKAIA is encoded by the coding sequence GTGCTAAATTTCTTCATCGACTGGTTAACAGTCCAACAATTTTATCCTGAGGGTGGTTTGCCACTCGTGGGTAAAAGTGTCATGGAAGAAATCGATTCAGAAACAGGTGAACGGCTTTCATCGTTCGTAAAAACTAAAGGGCTCGAAGGTTCATTTAGTACCACATTGAAGGTTCGTTGTGATGGCTTCACCGTTAGAATCGAAGGTAACCCGTCACGATGGCAACGTATGGATAATCTCTTTGGTCTTCGGTCACTGGATGAATGTATTGATATATACAATCACATCTTAGCTAAATTTAATCTTCCACCTTTTACTGCGAATACAAAGGTTTACTTCGGTCAAACTCCAGAAGATAAAAAGCCACGTCTTATTGGGGATGGTGCTGAAATTACACGTATAGACTGGACTCGAAACCATAAAGTAGGCAAGGGCAGAGAAGTTACGTTTATACGGGCAATGTCATCAACAACCCTCGGTCGTAGTAGAATGCCAACGCCTTATCCTGATTTTACCAGTTGCTACTGGGGAAAACGTTCTTGGAAACTATCGAAAATCTACTCTAAAGCACACGAACTAAAGAATCACTTACGAAAAGATAAACGCAAAAAAGACGGCGTATCAGAAGAACAGCTTAACTACGTAGAAAAACTCATCTCATACTGCGAGCAGCATGGTGTCGTTCGAGAAGAACACCAATTAAGCCAGAAGCATTTAAAACGATATAACTTACAGTTTTACGGAAAAACCACGCTAGAAGACTTCATCGAACATATAAAAGATCTTGAGAAAACTATGAATACACTGACCGCAACTCATGACACGCATAAATCGATATCAGATCAACTACTTGAACAAGGAATCGTAAACAGCAGACTGGCAGCCAATACGACTCAAAGCGTTGCGTTGATGTGGCAACTTGGACAAAAAATCGAGAAAAACAGCCAATATTATGTGCATCGACCACGACTAAAAAGCATCGGTATCGATATAGCTTTACCGTTTGATGCGACACGTATCTGTCCAACACTCAGACGTTCAGAAGTCATAGAAGTTGAAGCGTTGGGCATACCAGACTGGTATCAATTACCGGTTGTAGAGAAATCTAACGTTTTACCATTTAAAGCAATCGCATAG
- a CDS encoding helix-turn-helix transcriptional regulator, translating into MVNMMIKDVLKTARNELNLSQEEVAEAIGITKQTYLKWENGTTEPKATQVVQLSNVLKITPNEICSGIRNKRMNLEEFILNTAMAKVPSEVITMYSWKMLPDHVEFFSKINGLTEEEYYSSYGEVGSIEAKFKGA; encoded by the coding sequence ATGGTTAATATGATGATTAAAGATGTACTTAAAACGGCTAGAAATGAACTTAATCTAAGTCAGGAAGAAGTTGCAGAAGCGATAGGAATTACCAAGCAAACATACTTGAAATGGGAAAATGGAACGACTGAACCAAAAGCTACTCAAGTTGTTCAGTTAAGTAACGTTCTAAAGATTACACCTAATGAAATTTGCTCTGGCATTCGCAATAAGAGAATGAATTTGGAAGAGTTCATTTTAAACACAGCTATGGCTAAAGTTCCAAGCGAAGTAATTACCATGTACTCATGGAAAATGCTCCCTGATCATGTGGAGTTTTTCAGTAAAATTAATGGGTTAACTGAAGAAGAGTACTACTCAAGCTATGGTGAAGTTGGTTCAATAGAAGCTAAATTTAAGGGCGCGTGA
- a CDS encoding DUF3693 domain-containing protein codes for MYQNLLIEAYKTAQNYQQDKQIAQDLEVPATRICEFRKGKRYMSDEQAIFLAEKTKIAPELALIGCHVDRSKSVISKEVWERMAKKFSKYGLQRFSMSYGAIVMGYGMIQQSINQCALWL; via the coding sequence ATGTATCAAAACTTGCTGATTGAAGCCTATAAAACGGCGCAAAACTACCAACAAGACAAGCAAATTGCGCAGGATTTAGAGGTTCCAGCGACTAGAATCTGTGAATTTCGCAAAGGAAAGCGCTATATGTCTGATGAACAAGCAATTTTTCTGGCTGAAAAAACAAAAATAGCACCAGAACTGGCACTCATTGGTTGTCACGTTGACCGCAGCAAAAGTGTGATCTCAAAAGAGGTCTGGGAGCGTATGGCAAAAAAGTTCAGTAAGTACGGATTACAAAGGTTTTCAATGAGTTACGGAGCAATTGTTATGGGATATGGTATGATTCAACAATCCATTAATCAGTGCGCATTATGGTTATGA
- a CDS encoding replication initiation factor domain-containing protein translates to MAVSIDYLCFTMKVKDLRHCARATYMDTHQHDPDVKKKSRRNTLMINPIARFFPQEPVFNTDFRAHSADDIEAYRNFFRIQYQEYLDRCLKLFVTHVLGLTMNAPRGFGFQFYTESMKLTTADGEDFCGFVGIGGNQDTVHFQINGTGCKHVFAKLQAWELHGWLSNVLGVQQLARLDLAYDDYHGLFDCDYALKAAYEDAFRTASRGISPTVNENHKYRFGEHGAKHYSQEMVSVGSRTSRIYWRIYNKALEQNLAQNGMVWYRTECELKKWDIDALLNPDGAFAALNAFSASISSAPAFNTKPRPEKRVACDVLTAAYWMRRQYGKILNSLIEEFDGDIPKVIGLLQRDGRKFSFPDTYTALIQSITNRSVDPLECKS, encoded by the coding sequence ATGGCTGTCAGTATTGATTACCTCTGTTTCACCATGAAAGTAAAAGACTTGCGCCACTGTGCACGTGCTACTTACATGGACACACATCAGCATGACCCTGACGTGAAGAAAAAGTCACGCCGTAACACTTTGATGATAAATCCCATAGCGCGCTTTTTCCCACAAGAGCCGGTGTTCAATACCGATTTTCGTGCGCACAGTGCTGACGACATCGAGGCTTACCGCAATTTCTTCCGCATTCAGTATCAAGAGTATTTAGACCGTTGTTTGAAATTGTTCGTTACTCATGTACTTGGTTTAACCATGAACGCGCCGCGTGGGTTTGGTTTTCAGTTCTACACCGAGTCGATGAAACTCACGACCGCAGACGGTGAAGATTTTTGCGGATTTGTGGGGATTGGTGGCAACCAAGACACGGTGCATTTTCAAATCAATGGTACGGGCTGCAAGCACGTGTTTGCCAAGTTGCAAGCGTGGGAGTTGCACGGCTGGTTATCTAATGTGTTAGGCGTTCAACAATTGGCGCGTCTCGACTTAGCGTATGACGATTATCACGGCTTGTTTGATTGTGACTATGCGTTAAAAGCCGCTTATGAGGATGCGTTTAGAACCGCTTCACGTGGCATTTCTCCAACGGTCAACGAGAACCACAAATACCGCTTTGGTGAGCATGGCGCGAAGCATTACAGCCAAGAAATGGTCTCGGTCGGCTCTCGAACCTCGCGCATTTACTGGCGCATCTACAACAAAGCGCTGGAGCAGAATCTCGCGCAGAACGGCATGGTCTGGTATCGCACCGAGTGTGAGCTGAAAAAATGGGACATCGATGCCCTATTAAATCCTGATGGCGCGTTCGCAGCTTTAAATGCCTTTAGTGCGTCTATAAGTAGCGCTCCAGCCTTTAATACCAAGCCTCGTCCTGAAAAGCGTGTCGCTTGTGATGTGTTAACCGCAGCGTATTGGATGCGCCGCCAGTACGGAAAAATTCTTAATTCGCTGATTGAAGAGTTCGACGGCGATATTCCCAAGGTCATTGGATTACTGCAACGGGACGGGCGCAAGTTCAGCTTCCCCGATACCTATACGGCATTAATCCAGTCCATTACAAACCGGTCAGTCGACCCATTGGAGTGTAAATCATGA
- a CDS encoding DUF1293 family protein: MSKGVFVLGVDIIWNSFRGDGAQLNISRPLREINVEKFKRRTLGESGDVNPQFDHPIQLDYQYALKLEKTGALVPRREYELKMEINPNDPLSGAIVTELVPVDDEIKTHFKASGMTK, from the coding sequence ATGAGTAAAGGTGTATTTGTGTTAGGCGTGGACATCATTTGGAACAGTTTCCGTGGTGATGGTGCGCAGCTCAATATCTCGCGTCCACTGCGTGAAATTAACGTGGAGAAGTTCAAACGCCGCACATTAGGCGAATCGGGCGATGTGAATCCGCAGTTTGACCACCCTATTCAGCTTGATTACCAGTACGCGCTCAAGCTGGAGAAAACCGGCGCGTTAGTGCCTCGCCGTGAGTACGAATTGAAAATGGAAATCAACCCAAACGACCCGTTGTCGGGCGCTATCGTGACCGAGTTGGTGCCGGTTGATGATGAAATCAAAACGCATTTCAAAGCCTCGGGCATGACCAAGTAA
- a CDS encoding major capsid protein has protein sequence MKTMNVKRVVLASALVMASGAASAAAPDVTSAVASIGEFGVVIGTLGGAYLLLTIAKKAWGKIGG, from the coding sequence ATGAAAACGATGAATGTAAAACGTGTTGTCTTGGCTTCGGCTCTTGTTATGGCTTCTGGCGCGGCGTCTGCTGCGGCTCCTGATGTGACAAGCGCAGTTGCCAGTATTGGCGAGTTTGGCGTGGTCATTGGCACGCTGGGCGGCGCTTATCTGTTGCTCACCATTGCGAAAAAAGCATGGGGCAAAATCGGCGGTTAA
- a CDS encoding virulence factor TspB C-terminal domain-related protein, giving the protein MARYDVRNVCNYGVLIGFICIALLTSVNTYANQPARWVLASIKPLDCSFKPYEDKSVCVQRTDEEAAKRMANNPDENYIRVGEIRNIEERYGGSLLLASIDYERWVLSNASNAENCAQGEYPKYPAVRCEPPPPTCDDPKFQKEFEQAQYACQIGNPNTQLWTTDYQWSCQDVTGQHPNIVSSCNYVPSDCIVGLTCEKAPKDVAYCDPSKETCALPPKTEKTNEPIPDLPPLDGSNNGAGNGSTGTGANVPTNNPNFCDLNPQLCEKQQPPEAMPEPNPTPTEKPENTELSAGDNAIVGEVSLSNQHLENVNSNLKSLGGQLLEQLSRGNEFSQHQLGVMREMLEHLIQGDNSALIPNDTGKEEKPKEEEQEKTDPPMANADCDKSIFECRGDVIQCALLKVQYEDTCTVAEFAQLEDAFKDIKLLNNEALLVQKDSIDYSRMNQKYLNGGVSFGSGACPAPERISFRAFGDSKTIEFKFDPACRYAELLRPLLIAFAWLTGLFIIGRTQGAV; this is encoded by the coding sequence ATGGCACGTTATGACGTTAGAAATGTATGTAATTACGGTGTTCTTATTGGGTTTATTTGTATTGCACTCTTAACCAGCGTGAATACTTATGCCAATCAACCGGCTAGATGGGTACTTGCCAGCATTAAGCCTCTCGATTGCAGCTTCAAACCTTATGAAGACAAGTCCGTGTGTGTACAGCGTACTGATGAAGAAGCCGCTAAACGTATGGCAAATAATCCCGATGAGAACTACATCCGTGTTGGTGAAATACGCAACATTGAGGAGCGCTACGGCGGCTCTCTGTTGCTGGCATCGATAGATTATGAGCGTTGGGTATTGTCCAATGCGAGTAATGCTGAAAATTGTGCTCAAGGTGAGTATCCGAAATACCCTGCGGTACGGTGTGAACCTCCGCCGCCCACCTGTGACGATCCTAAGTTCCAAAAAGAGTTTGAGCAGGCACAATACGCTTGTCAGATTGGCAACCCTAACACGCAGTTATGGACAACCGATTATCAATGGTCTTGCCAGGATGTGACCGGACAACATCCCAACATCGTTTCAAGCTGCAACTATGTGCCCAGCGACTGCATCGTTGGCTTAACGTGTGAAAAAGCACCCAAAGATGTTGCCTATTGTGACCCGAGCAAAGAGACGTGCGCCCTGCCACCGAAAACCGAAAAGACCAATGAACCTATCCCTGATTTGCCGCCCCTTGATGGTTCAAACAATGGTGCCGGTAATGGCTCAACTGGCACAGGCGCAAACGTCCCCACGAATAACCCGAACTTCTGCGACTTGAATCCGCAGCTGTGTGAGAAACAACAGCCGCCAGAAGCAATGCCTGAGCCAAATCCCACACCGACTGAAAAGCCTGAGAATACGGAACTGTCAGCCGGTGACAATGCGATAGTTGGGGAAGTGTCACTCTCTAATCAGCATCTGGAGAACGTCAACAGCAACTTAAAAAGCCTCGGCGGTCAGCTGCTTGAACAGCTTTCGCGTGGCAATGAGTTTTCCCAGCATCAACTTGGGGTAATGCGTGAAATGCTGGAGCATCTTATCCAAGGCGATAACAGTGCGCTGATTCCCAATGACACTGGCAAAGAAGAAAAGCCCAAAGAAGAGGAGCAAGAGAAAACCGACCCTCCGATGGCCAACGCCGATTGTGACAAATCGATATTTGAATGTCGCGGTGATGTCATTCAATGCGCCCTGCTCAAAGTTCAGTATGAGGATACCTGCACCGTTGCCGAGTTCGCGCAGTTAGAAGACGCCTTCAAGGACATTAAGTTACTCAACAATGAAGCGCTGCTGGTTCAGAAAGACAGCATCGATTACTCACGCATGAATCAGAAGTACCTCAATGGCGGTGTGTCCTTTGGTAGTGGTGCTTGTCCTGCGCCTGAACGCATTTCGTTTCGCGCCTTTGGTGACAGTAAAACTATTGAGTTTAAGTTTGATCCCGCTTGTCGCTATGCAGAGTTATTACGCCCCCTATTGATCGCCTTTGCGTGGTTAACGGGTTTGTTCATCATCGGTCGCACACAAGGAGCCGTTTAA
- a CDS encoding DUF2523 domain-containing protein, which translates to MQYFIGFLATVLVPLIPSIAKGLATYVALSVGFSLVAYTGVSVAMDSIADYIQSNMNGVTPKLAALMAMAGVDTYINVVLTCVVFSFTLNGLMSATGYRPSWRKPVDPA; encoded by the coding sequence ATGCAGTATTTCATTGGATTTTTAGCCACGGTGCTGGTTCCTCTCATTCCCAGCATTGCCAAAGGTCTGGCGACCTATGTCGCGCTCTCGGTCGGGTTCTCCTTGGTCGCTTACACTGGAGTGTCGGTGGCTATGGATTCGATAGCCGATTACATACAGTCGAACATGAACGGCGTGACACCGAAACTTGCCGCGCTCATGGCGATGGCTGGCGTGGATACCTATATCAACGTGGTGCTCACCTGTGTGGTGTTCTCGTTCACGTTAAACGGGCTCATGTCTGCTACCGGCTATCGTCCTTCGTGGCGTAAACCGGTCGACCCAGCGTAA
- a CDS encoding zonular occludens toxin domain-containing protein, whose product MLHGFSGGMGTGKSLNAIKFIIENDNFADRPVFYHGIRVMLLDYNVCNSFQGWLYGVYFPANSHNKELEAKLLRIETEQRLATLEDLPYLGFHYKKHEPFKQWLYWFKKLASPKRLASFKEALAVLELDEESITYQDIEHLNLSWTSFDDPTEIHTLPAGSVILVDEVQNIWGNRTAGKTVSPDVKFVTTHRHKGIDLVYISQDFKDVDQIIRRRMQYYVHYEFIGGDWLHRYFHIEGFDPANKTELAKAEKEKVKRDNKYYGVYLSSIKHTQKVRLDPQLKKGIIGLTVGVLGISAAAFYLYSWFQKQVTPPTVETVHSEAPAPESAENTQDLKMLDINTVYIEEFLPRLDSLPFSAPVYDSLTLDANQYPELTCVIVRKQCSCFTQQGSAYAIQESACFNIARYGYFDPFEASSENHQRRKTAQNRTNSDNVTLNKGGLY is encoded by the coding sequence ATGTTGCACGGTTTCAGTGGCGGTATGGGTACGGGGAAAAGTCTTAACGCCATCAAGTTTATCATCGAGAACGACAACTTCGCCGACCGTCCTGTGTTCTATCATGGTATTCGGGTGATGCTGCTCGACTACAACGTGTGTAACAGCTTTCAGGGCTGGCTCTATGGCGTGTATTTCCCAGCAAACAGTCACAACAAAGAGTTAGAAGCGAAACTGTTACGCATCGAGACAGAGCAACGTCTGGCAACCCTAGAAGATTTGCCCTATCTGGGTTTTCATTACAAGAAGCACGAACCGTTTAAGCAGTGGCTTTACTGGTTCAAGAAACTGGCATCCCCTAAGCGCCTCGCCTCGTTTAAAGAAGCCTTAGCCGTGCTTGAACTCGATGAAGAGTCCATCACCTACCAAGACATTGAACACCTGAACCTGTCTTGGACATCGTTTGATGATCCAACGGAGATCCACACGCTTCCTGCCGGTTCGGTGATACTGGTTGATGAAGTGCAGAACATTTGGGGCAATCGCACTGCTGGTAAAACCGTGTCGCCGGATGTGAAGTTCGTGACCACGCACCGGCACAAAGGCATTGATTTGGTCTACATCTCTCAAGACTTTAAAGACGTTGACCAAATCATTCGTCGGCGTATGCAGTATTACGTCCATTACGAATTCATCGGCGGTGACTGGCTGCATCGATACTTTCACATTGAAGGCTTTGACCCTGCCAATAAAACCGAACTAGCCAAAGCCGAGAAAGAGAAAGTGAAACGCGATAACAAATACTATGGCGTATATCTCAGCTCGATTAAGCACACGCAAAAAGTCAGGCTCGACCCGCAGTTAAAGAAAGGCATTATCGGCTTAACCGTTGGCGTGTTGGGTATCAGCGCAGCGGCGTTCTACCTCTATTCGTGGTTTCAAAAACAGGTCACACCGCCCACGGTCGAGACCGTTCACAGTGAAGCGCCAGCTCCTGAAAGTGCCGAAAATACGCAAGATTTAAAAATGCTGGATATAAACACAGTATATATAGAAGAATTCCTTCCGCGCTTAGATTCCCTGCCGTTCTCCGCGCCGGTGTATGACTCACTCACGCTCGATGCGAATCAATATCCTGAACTCACTTGTGTGATTGTGAGAAAGCAATGCAGCTGCTTCACCCAGCAAGGTTCAGCCTATGCCATTCAAGAGAGCGCCTGTTTTAACATTGCTCGCTATGGCTACTTTGACCCGTTTGAGGCATCCAGCGAGAACCATCAACGCCGAAAAACAGCCCAAAATCGCACTAATAGTGACAATGTCACACTCAACAAAGGTGGACTCTACTAA